The following DNA comes from Musa acuminata AAA Group cultivar baxijiao chromosome BXJ1-4, Cavendish_Baxijiao_AAA, whole genome shotgun sequence.
TCTGTATTTGACCACTTCAAAACCCCTTATTATGCTCGACTTAAGTCAATTGTTTCCTTATTCCGTCTTAATTACATTTCCTGCTCTATTgagcattaaattttttatcttttgcCTATTAAGTTTAAAGGATATTTTTCCTAATTTTCAGTCTTTAGATTTGAAGTAGCAATTTTTCCGTTGTCATCATCCTATACCTGCAAAAGGCATCTTGGAATAAAAACTGGTGAAGTATGCAACATAACAAACATATAACTTGAGAACTAAAAACATTCTATGTCGAAATCAATCTAGCTAGTAAAAAAGGACTGAAATActattaagatttattatataGCTTCATGTGGGACTTAAAAACTGAATAGTTGTCAAGGGCATTGCATATGTTTCATTTAAAATTTGTGCCATCTTATTGTTTTCTCTATGATGCGTGGATATTGATTCAACACAATACGAACACCTCGATGCATCACTTTTTCAAAAAGGTAAGAGATGTTACGATATGGCTGATATGTTTAAAATATAATGGCCCATATGACTAATTTTTGTATGAGATATAAATGATAAATTACAAATGGTGTGTGCACGAATCATATTTCCAGGATGAGGATCAGCATGAAAGAAGCCAGTATCAAGTAGTTGCAAAAAGTAGAAAGCCATCAGATGAAAAATGCataattcaacaaaaaaaaaaaagaacataacaACACTCGAGTTTCAAGGCCTTTCTTGCTTCAACAATCATGCCGTATATAGATGTATCAAAGACACCAAGTTATTTCAAGGATCAAATCATGTTATTTTTAACATTGCTTAAGAATTCagctgatatgatttttatattctACCTATAGCAGAGAGTCATAGACCAAGTTTTTTACTTGATAAAGAAAGCATTTTTTAGTTACTCGGACCTTCTTCAACTGCACATTACATATATAACAAGATGAATGGAAAGATTAGAAACTTGATATAAAAATTATACATCATTTTATAAAATTTCAGTGACTTGCATGAATTTTACCAATGTACAAAAACCACAACCAACAGTCAGTAATttagaaataagaaataaaacTGAGTATCTCCTCACATATTTTCTTGTCCATGCCCCGATTGGTATGTTCTATGCCGGTCTGACCAATGATTAAATCAGCCAGCGTAACAAGATTTCAAACATTGGTTCATACAAGTCCATTCATCCACTTTCTTCTGATACATAAATACCACCATTGTATTTCCTGTATTCACCTGGCATTCTCTCAAATATATAAGTAGCCTTAACTCTTTTTAAGTCTAGTTGGTCAAATTAACCCTTTATCTACTTTTATGTGTAAGAAATATTTCTTTCTAGTTTCTATCAGTTACCCAAATAGATACACATAAATGGAACCATAGAGGTTGACATAAGATCAGGGAGGGAGATGGTCAAGGGAAGGCTAGTACTAGTGTTTGTAGCCTTGGGTATCTAGGATTATAGTTTAGAGAAGATCTAGATTTTAAACATAAAcattatatataatgataattttaaCATATTCATTGTTCAACAGCACAATAACAAGAGATTAGATCATATATATGAAAAAATTAGGTGGAAAAAAAGACCCGTTGACCCTATCTATTTCTCTTTTTATAATTCTTGGCCAAGTTGTCCCTTGTAACCCACATTATTTATGGATTTCAATATgggtgaaaaaaattaaaattttaactttatatagaaCCAGATCATCCCAAAAGGTTAGTGTTTGAACCACTGTTGGAATGACCTACAATCAACAAGAATCAATACTCTGAAAATCGGGCACAGTTGTAGTGTCACATGGATTCACATTCAAACCCACAATTCATATGGGTCATGTAGACAGCTACCAGCTCTTTTATTTTACTGTTCCAAGGTCAAttgaaataacaataataaaaatgcTTACCGTTGTAAAGTTCCTTACAAAATATTTTGACCATATGTGCCTTCTTGTATTACTCTTCTCCTACATGTCCCATATCTCTATTTTGTCTCTTTGTGGAATTGGACACTTATTCATGTTTGCTTATCAGATTTTTCATATCTGCATGGATGCAATACAAGCATAGTATTTTCATTGCCAACATACAGTGCATAATATATTCTGTATGCAAATGCATATATTGACAAGGAAACAAaagtcaaaggaagaaaaatatattaatggTAGAAATATCAATAATGAGAAAGCACCATGAAATCAAACATGATGTTCATACACAATACCTTGCCTATACTACATGGAAAAAAATTGATAATCATTAGCATAAGATTTGGTAATTGCATGAAATAAATCATTCAACAAAGTAACCTGCTTTAGGTAGCATATCACTCCAATGTTGACCAGTTCCCTACATCACTTTCAGTACTTTGTGATAGTTTCTCTCCATCTATCCACTGGGTGGTAAGAACTTTTCTTGACGTATATTTATGATAAGCCTTCGGTATGACAACCTGAAAAATTATATGTTTCTAGATCaggtaatcacacatcacatattAATCATGTAAATAATGGCAACTGTTCAAACAAGAACATCGTCTTACATATCAGTTTAGCAAGGAATGGGAAACCACTACATTTTCACCACATCTTTAAGAAGAAAATTGAGATATAAATATTTTGGTATGTCAGACAATTACCATAGTTTCTTTGGATCAACtatcaaaaaaatttctttgAGAAAGGTTTCACTTGTCAGAAACAAGAAATATCTAGATCATCCTTATTTCACATGAGAATGTTTTCACTAACAAAAGAATATGAAATAAAATGCTAGAAAAAGTGATTCTTGCGGCAGCAGTGGCATAGGTTATAGAATTTCTGGATCATAATGTTTCTGTGGATGAATCTGGCATGCAAGTCCTACTACTGAAAAACACAATCCAATGGCTGGAGAAATGAAATTTACCATTGAAATGTAGGTAGATTAGTGATTATTCTGTTACTGattatattataatgatttagaaccaCTAGTTGGAAATAAAATGTCAAGATTCCTATATTTGGAGCCAAATTAACAAATTTCCTTTTATCCTGGGGAACCAATGTATACACAACTACAGTTTTTTGTTCGACAAAAACTTGCTTTGTTTAACAAGGAAAAAGATCCTTTACTGAACAGAGTAATAATTGCTtagtttttatagaaatgtacCTGAGGAAGGTCTTCTCTCATCATTTCAGCAAAGCGAGTTCCATTTTCTCCTTCATTTACATAATCAAGTTCTTCAAAAATGCGGGCAGCCCATTCATCCTCCAAACCAACAATATCAATGGAGATCAGATAGGTCAGAACAAGATACAAATTACGCAATAGTTTCAGCCTTTCAGAAGCAGCAAACCAAGTAGCTGATCAATTACCTGAGGAAATCTTCGCAAAAACAGTCCCAGTTTACGAATAATGAAGAGATCTATGGTGACAGTCTCCAGAACAAAAGGCCGCTGTACTTTGACGGCCACCAACTCGCCAGTTTCTTTTAGGCAACCCTTGTAAACTTGTCCCAGAGATGCTGCATATATAAAGTTTCCTCTCAATAGCTTAGGACCTTATGAATATCAAAAATAATGCTGAAAACAAAGGGGGCGACAAAAAGTCATATGGTAGTATTGCTCCAAGTTACATTTTCAACAAAACACACGATGTAGTACAGCAAAAACATATTCTAAGCTCATTGCCGTAATGTTTAGATGAGATTACCAGCAGCAATTGGGGATGGTGTCAGTTCAGAGTAGATTTTACACCAAGGCTGCCCAAGTTCTTCTTCAATAAGGGCCATCGCAACATCATCTGGAAATGAAGGAACCTTCAAGTACCAAACACGAAACTTCAAATTTAGCAAAGGTAAAAGCATATAATAGATAAGTCATCTTTATTGACCAGAAAGATTAAGGAATGCCCACAAAATAATGGTAATGACTTCCAGAAAAACAATAGGAAAGCAATGGAGAAAACAGCATGTCATATATTAGGATACTGAAAGAAAACCTGGTATAATGTAATTCATTGAACTAAAAATACTATAGTTAATTTTTCATAAGAAAatcacaaaattatatatatataaagagagagagagagagagagagagagagagagagagagagagagtcaaattAGAATATTCGAGAATCAGATGCATGATCAATGAGGGTTAATTGTATTGAGCTTATCATGCTAAGGAATGAAGCAGAAAATTGGTTTTGAAGAAGTACCAAGGACAAATCGATGCTTAATTGTGTTAGGTATGTGCTTGATGTTTTGATCATATGTTTTATGTTCGACACACGATACTTAACATCTTCATGACAAAGCCGCAACAGCTATAGCTGTATTGCAAGAGTAACACTTCACAATAAATAGGCTGTGATAGACACACAAACAAGGAGTTTCAAGTTATCACCTGTAAATCACCTGTAAGTTAATAGGATATGAATTCGTAGCAAACACTCCGTCCATGAGTGGCCCTTTCATATTTGTGTCCCATCACAAATCACCTTTATGTTAATATAATCTGAATTTATATCAAACACCATCCATGGATGACCCTTTCATACACGTAcctctcatcatgcataataataGGTCAGCCCAGATATCATTTGTTAATTGACTCATCAACTTGATGAGGGCTGAGCTGCCCACAAAATACTTAAACTCAAGTGAGCAACTTTCGACCCATCTAACCCTATATGGTTCGTAACCCTCACCCCACTTCTGATATAGGATTAAATGGGGGGATCATAAGATATATGCAATTATGTATTGTTAAGAACATAGTGGACAATGTCCAGTGGATTCGACATAAACAAAAATCCTAAGTGCTGCAAAAGCTATATAGTGCAAAATTTAAGAAAAGAACTACATTAGAAATGTCAAATATGACAGAAAAACAATAAGCAGAGCTAGAAGATGATGCCTCCTGTTTGGTAAATAATGACAAGATGCAGCGAGAACAGTGGAGAGATGATTATATGTGGCTATATTTTTACCTCTGCGATCTTCTTGTTAATCAAGTCCCAAGCTAAATGAGACAGAAAGCCACCTGCTACAGACAGCAGCTGTATAATCCGTGTGGAAACATCTCTAGGGCGCTTTCCCCAGTAGGATGCAATTATGTCAGGATCATACACAAGTGGCAATGCTTCATTGCTGTTCACAGCTGGTACCTAAACAAGTATCAGAAACCATCAAGAAGTAAAactgcattttcaaacaaaagatCTTGATCTTCCTACCAAGTGACTTCAACTCGACTACCTAGTCAAAAGATTGTATCCACACGATTTGACCTGAACAAAGACAATGGACAACTCAAAAGTCATGTCCGCGATGTGAATTTTACCTTTTCGTGTAAACAACTCTGGAGGATACTTAAAATATTGTTAAAATGCAGCAACTAATCCGATCTGAAGACTCACGATTTATAATGAAAATTCAGTCATATAAAGAATTCTTGATGCACCAAATGTCCGATCACTGATATCACCTAAAATATCAGATTGGTCATGCTTCAAGGTTTTGATGGATCTCGCATTAGTTCGCTTGGGCATCAATCAGGTGTTACCAATCTATTAAAGTATTCAAAAGATCGCGCGAATTATGGCATTGCTCCACGCGTCAATTGCAAAAAAACACGTACCTCGACAAGACGAAGCCGGATGTTCTCATCTGCAAACTGAACGTCGGTGAGGTTTTGACTTCGAAGTCCTCTCATCAGCGTGGCCAGCTGCTCGTCCTCCTCCATCTGCTTTCTCACCATCTTTATCTCCTACGACACGTTGCCAAACCTCTTCCAATTTTCCAGGAAACCAGCACAACCTACCCTCAATCAACAAATTCAAAAAAAACAACCAAACTCCCCGAATCCAAAATCCCTAACCGACAACTTACGTTGGAGACGGCACCATTGACGGAACCAAACGAGGCGGACCGAGGAGAAGAGGCAgaattagaagaagaagaagaagaaacggcACCACCGGTCGTAGGCTCCGTCGCCACATTGAAGACTCCCGATCGTGGAGACCTAGATCTCAGACGAATTGATCGGCGTCGGAGCGTCCTCTACTGCGGGGCGGCTGTCGCCAAGGGCGAGCGGCGGAAGGGCTCGAAGCCGCACTGGAGGAACTGAGGCGCCGCTTCCATGGAGGAAGGATCGAGAGATCccgctctctcttctctctcgatCTCTTGAGAGCGGAGAGGAGACGAGATCTACCCACCTACGTCGGTGTTGCGTTCGCCAGAGACTCGGGAAGACCGACAGTTGCTTTGCTGAAGTCTCTCGAAGCAGAAGCCGGcgtatttttgtttcaatttagcgAAGCTTAGCCGTGCAGTCCATACTCCGGAACTCTTATACTAACCTACTCCTGCAACCTGCATTATAAACACAAGTATCAGTTGAATTCAATCGCCACTAGAAAACATCCATGCGGTGGGAGCACTTTTGTTATATTTCACCTCGAGAGCACTCCCCGCGTCCAATTCGGTGTGAACCACATGACATACGTAGATCAGACACGAATAAAGCGTTCCTGTGATACCGATCGGCTTATCCCTAATATAAATAGGATTCGGCGACACTAACTATAAGTAAGCTCTGATCCCATTGGGAAAGACCACCATAACGACAGCAATGGCTACTGACATCGACTCCCTTCCTCAAGACCTCTTGGTGGAGTTCTGCGTTTCCGTCGTCTCCTCCTCCCCCACGCCCCGCAAAGACATCATGCGCCTGCGAGCCACGTAAGTCCTCTTCGCATGTCATCTTTCCGGCAGTGTTTTGTTTTGACGACGAGAATTGCCCATCTTGGTGGTGAATGGATGTACCGGCAGATGCAGGAGATTTCACGAGGCGTCCAAGGCGAGGAAGGTTGGCCAGTGCATGCCCGTGAGGAGAGAGCGTGTGTTTCATTGGCTGGACGCGAAGGGTTACTTCGCCTTCCTCCGGAGCTGCGCTGAGTGCGGCAATCTTGAAGCTAGCCTCTTCCTTGGACTGGTGAGCTCAGACGCCCCGCTCACCTCCTCTTAGCATCAATCTGTTTCAAGAATCTGTGTAGCTGTATCACAGTGATTCCTCTTATCGTGTTGGTTTCTAGGATGAAATTTACAACCGGAGAAGTAAAAGCTTGGGACTGCACCATCTTCACAAGGCAATGAAGGGTGGCCATCGAGTCGCAGCGTACACCCTGGGCATCATCTTGTTGCAAGACCCCGAGACGCAGCCACTCGGCATCAAAACCTTGAACAAACTGGCCGCCATGGATCTTCCCGGTGCTCCTTCCGCCCACGAGAGTTCGATATCCGGAGACGTTCTCATCGCGACGTGCCGAAGGGAGGCAGCCTCGGCCATGAGGGACCTAACTTGGACGAGACTGCACCTGCGCCCCCGGAGGCCCTGCACAAACCGACTGTGTGGAAGAGTAGAAAGGGCCGGCAAAGCGAACCCGTGGTCGGGCGAGGAGAGCTATAGATTCTGCAGCCAGTTGTGTAGGTGGACGCATGAATTGTACAAGTTCTCTGAATTGATTTGATACGGACAACCTATGGAAGCTAACGAGGAGCTCTTGGACATGTTGGCTTTCATTGAATTAAGTCAGGGTGCTAAATTGTTGGATTGGATTCTGATTCCACGTTGGACTTTGACCAGGAACTTATTGATATCTAAAATATTACAAGTTATTAGTACATCTGTGAATTTACACATAATGTCTTTTTGCAGCATAGAATttggattttttgttgttatTGATCGAGATTTACACACAGAATTTGTCTGTGGCACTCCAATTTCAAGTGTAATTTTACTTACTAATTTAAGATCAATTTGATGGATTTTAGTTAAGTCTCCTGATATGGGAAGTTAGTTAAACGCTGCTTACAAGTCGTGATCGACTCGACGCAATGGTTCGTATGGGGACGGAAACGGGTACCGATACACATTGCGCAGACGGAAacataaacaaaaacaaaaggtTTAGGTTTCTAGAaacaaaaacaagaagaaaacaCAAACAGATCTGCGCCCGGCCCCCGTAACGTAACCCAGAGCGGAAGACGGGGGAGGAGGATAACCTCCTCCACACCTCGGGATCCCGCCGCCCCGCCTCAAATGCCTTCTCGGCTATCGCAACCGCCCTTATTCTGATTCGCTCCTTGACTCTGTTTCGATGGCTGCCACTGCGGCGGCCTTCCTTGAAGTCGACCGCTGCGGCCTCTTCTCCTTGCCCCTCTCCCTCAGCCCCAGATCGTTCCTCCTCCCTCGCCGCCAGCTTCCCGGACTGCGCCTCTTCCATCCCTGCCGTCTCTCCGCTACCTTGGTCCCCTCCAGCAAAGCGGCCTCGAAGTCCGGCTCCCACCGCGAGGACTCTCTTGAGGTGATTCTTGTGCCCTTGCCTCCAACAAAGGTTTCGGATTTGATCACAATTCTTGTGGGGTATCTTTGTATTTATTGGTTCCACGATGCAGGGAGTAGAGGCCGTGGTTGTAGAGCCGAAGGGGAGCCAGGGGATGCAGCTGAGGAAGCGTGTGATCTTTGGCCTCGGCATTGGATTGGGTGCGGGAGGTGTCGTGGTGGCAGGAGGATGGGTGTTCACCGTGGCGCTGGCGGCCGCAGTGTTCGCCGGGGCGAGGGAGTACTTCGAGCTGGTCCGGAGTCGGGGAATTGCTGCAGGGATGACACCGCCGCCAAGATATGTGTCGAGGGTTTGCTCAGTCATCTGTGCTCTCATGCCGATTCTGACACTGTAAGTTCCAAATCTTTAGCGTCTTGTAATTACTTCTTTCCTATAGTGTTTGGAATATAAAAAAATGATTCTTTGGCTGATTTCCTAAGCTGCTAATAACTAAACTTCTATAGTGTGGTGTCTCACTTGATATATCCAAAATTTTGGTTTGGTTAATCTGTTTCAGGTAAAATGATTTTGCCCTATActgaatcttttatatatatgctTCATTTTAGTTTTTACTTGAATGCATTATCTGTATTTGACCACTTCAAAACCTTATTATGCTGGACTTATTCTATTGTTTCCTTATTCCGTGTTAATTACATTTCCTGCTCTATTTAGcattaattttttatcttttgccTATAAGTTTAAAGGAGATATTTCCAAATTTTCAGTCTTTAGATTTGAAGTAGCAGTTTTTCCGTGTCATCCTATACCTGCGAAAGGCATCTTGGAATAAAAACTGGTGGAGTATGCGACATAACAAACATATAACTTGAGAACTAAAAACATTCTATGTCAAAATCAATCTAGCTAGTAAAAAGGACTGAAATACTATAAGATTTATATTGCTTCATGTGGGACTTAAAAACTGAATAGTTGTCAAGGGCATTGCATATGTTTCATTTAAAATTTGTGCATCTTATTGTTTTCTCTATGATGCGTGGATATTGATTCAACACAATATGAACACCTCGATGCATCACTTTTTCAAAAAGGTAAGAGATGTTAAGATATGGGTGATATGTTGAAAATATAATGGCCCATATGACTAATTTTCGTATGAGATATAAATGATAAATGACAAAAATTTAACGAGCTGACATTTTCGTCAAGACTGAAGATACATTAATAACTTAATGCCCCTAAGATGCTCAGAAGACTGCATCAACTTATGTAAAATGTGAAAGGCGCATGGAAAAATTATCATTATAGTTTTGTTTACAATAATCAGCATCAAACAACCGTTCTAAAATCAGTTGTTAGTAGGACTAGGATCAATTTTATTTAAAACAAAAACCTCCTAGGAACATCCATAATGTATCCGCAAGTACATCTAATTAGTTTTTTATGTTGATTGCCTTCTAGATTATTACTGTTTTGGTATTTATTGATTCAATCCTTTCTTTGAGtgataattaaattaaaacttATTTCTCAGTTTGTCATAAACAGCTTTCAAACCCAATAAACAATCAACATTGTTTCTGTTACTAAGTAACGTTGACTGAGTTTTATGCTATAAGTTCTTTTCACCTTAATCATTTTATTAATTGTTTCCAGTACTCTTCTGTCCAAATGATTGTTGAAAATTAAGCATATGCGGCATTTTGCATAACATATCACTGCTTTTTAATTATCTATCTGGTTTATGATGGTAGGTATTTTGGTCACATAGATGTTTCGGTGACATCATCTGCTTTTATTGTTGCAATGGCACTAATACTTCAGAGAGGAAATCCACGATTTGCACAGTTAAGCAGTGCTGTTTTTGGGCTTTTTTACTGTGGTTATCTTCCTTGTTTCTGGATTAAGCTTCGTTGTGGGCTATCAGTTCCTGCATTGAACACGAGTATGTCATTaccctttcttctttttcttttttaaattccTTATTTATTACTTTGCTTGAGAATTGTGATCCTGTGTTGTGCTTAACAAGTATCAGCAGCAACCATATTCCATATTTGCACTTTAATGGTCTGCATATTAGAACCACCAGTAATATGAAAGAGCAAGCAAAAATTGCTTCTTGTTAACTTCAAATGTGAATATCCAACAATCTGGTTTATACAACAGGTGCCTCATTGGGCCTCTTTGGTCATGGTTCCTATTAGTAGAAGATGAGGATTATTGTTTGTTTGACTAAATTATAGTGCATGCACCAGTCCTAGTTATGGGCCAAGATATTGCAATCCTACCATCCTGTCTCCATGCTAGCAAGTGTGAGACCACATGACAGGATCCTTGTGTAACAAAATTTATGCATGCTATGTGTCTCGGTGTATATAATTCATTTCCTTGGTATAATATTCACTGATTCACATTGTCATTCACTTGTATATTCAATACACAAAACGACATGATATGTACCTCGAGGCTGTTTCAATATTTGACTGTGACAATACATATTGCAAGTTGTTCCCTTTGCTTATGCTGGCTCCCTAATCCATAATTGATCTAAACCTGGTAAGATTTCAAGGCAGCTTAACCATGTTTCGTATTGTTGCTAACCCAATAGTCATTTATATTAGCTAGATTTACAAGagaattttttttctattcttccaccctCTTGGTGGATTATTATACTTGGGTTTTCTAGACAATCTATACAGACCAGGGTAAGATATCAAGATTGACTCATAGGGTTTGGTATGTTCAGTACCACATGTTAACTCACTCTCGCCTGACAAGAATTGCAACCTTAAATATTAGAAGAAACAATTTTTGAACTTATGCTGAAACATTTATTTGTGATAACATACACACCAAAAGATAATATATTACACTTATATAACCACAGTAACATCAATCTTTCATGGCTAAACTTTCATAACATTTATTTGTGATAACATCAATCTACCATGAACTAAAATCTTTCATAGCTAAACTTGGATGTGATTTCACGATGGTTGTGTTTCTGTGCTCTACTTGTTGATAATAAATTTTTGACAGTTTATGTATTTCAGAGGTAATTATTATATGGTTATTTTCATTTCCATGTATTTTGATTATGATGTTGATCTTATCTGTGATTTTGATATCTTGGACTCTATCGGCTACCTCACTGTTATGTCAACCCCACCATAGACTACTTGTCCATCATGAAATTGGTATACTATTGATCTATATTTGAGGTTAGCAAAACATATTACTATGTAAGGTAGTATGTCAGTAAAGGGCAGGAGGTTTATCATATGAGTTAACTGAGATTACAAAAATCTATTGAATAGAGATGACCAATCTTACATCCACCACGTTATGCATGAACTAGTGAAATTCATTATCAAGAGGGAGAACACATGTAACATAACCAGCTACTGAAGGACTACAGCAACAAAAAGAAACCAA
Coding sequences within:
- the LOC103998790 gene encoding uncharacterized protein LOC103998790 isoform X1 — encoded protein: MVRKQMEEDEQLATLMRGLRSQNLTDVQFADENIRLRLVEVPAVNSNEALPLVYDPDIIASYWGKRPRDVSTRIIQLLSVAGGFLSHLAWDLINKKIAEVPSFPDDVAMALIEEELGQPWCKIYSELTPSPIAAASLGQVYKGCLKETGELVAVKVQRPFVLETVTIDLFIIRKLGLFLRRFPQDEWAARIFEELDYVNEGENGTRFAEMMREDLPQVVIPKAYHKYTSRKVLTTQWIDGEKLSQSTESDVGNWSTLE
- the LOC135672179 gene encoding F-box protein At5g50450-like, whose translation is MATDIDSLPQDLLVEFCVSVVSSSPTPRKDIMRLRATCRRFHEASKARKVGQCMPVRRERVFHWLDAKGYFAFLRSCAECGNLEASLFLGLDEIYNRRSKSLGLHHLHKAMKGGHRVAAYTLGIILLQDPETQPLGIKTLNKLAAMDLPGAPSAHESSISGDVLIATCRREAASAMRDLTWTRLHLRPRRPCTNRLCGRVERAGKANPWSGEESYRFCSQLCRWTHELYKFSELI
- the LOC103998790 gene encoding uncharacterized protein LOC103998790 isoform X2, encoding MVRKQMEEDEQLATLMRGLRSQNLTDVQFADENIRLRLVEVPAVNSNEALPLVYDPDIIASYWGKRPRDVSTRIIQLLSVAGGFLSHLAWDLINKKIAEVPSFPDDVAMALIEEELGQPWCKIYSELTPSPIAAASLGQVYKGCLKETGELVAVKVQRPFVLETVTIDLFIIRKLGLFLRRFPQVVIPKAYHKYTSRKVLTTQWIDGEKLSQSTESDVGNWSTLE
- the LOC135658978 gene encoding phosphatidate cytidylyltransferase 4, chloroplastic-like; the protein is MAATAAAFLEVDRCGLFSLPLSLSPRSFLLPRRQLPGLRLFHPCRLSATLVPSSKAASKSGSHREDSLEGVEAVVVEPKGSQGMQLRKRVIFGLGIGLGAGGVVVAGGWVFTVALAAAVFAGAREYFELVRSRGIAAGMTPPPRYVSRVCSVICALMPILTLYFGHIDVSVTSSAFIVAMALILQRGNPRFAQLSSAVFGLFYCGYLPCFWIKLRCGLSVPALNTKLGHVWPVFLGGQAHWTVGLVATLISISSIIAADTFSFLGGRAFGRTPLTHISPKKTLEGVFAGLTGCIVTAVLLSKILCWPRTLLSASAFGVLNFTGSLFGDLIESMIKRDAGVKDSGSLIPGHGGILDRCDSYVFTGALCYSFVKIVLPLLGV